A genomic region of Panthera uncia isolate 11264 unplaced genomic scaffold, Puncia_PCG_1.0 HiC_scaffold_1655, whole genome shotgun sequence contains the following coding sequences:
- the LOC125917280 gene encoding protein yippee-like 1 isoform X1, producing MVKMTKSKTFQAYLPNCHRTYSCVHCRAHLANHDELISKSFQGSQGRAYLFNSVVNVGCGPAEERVLLTGLHAVADIYCENCKTTLGWKYALGWICSPEWPGHALGQVHVVTGCSWRDGPMDNSLKVCPLEQDCQAHVHKPPSASASSPLSSVSV from the exons ATGGTGAAGATGACAAAATCCAAAACTTTCCAAGCTTATCTGCCAAACTGTCACCGAACGTACAGCTGTGTCCACTGCAGAGCCCACCTGGCCAATCATGATGAGCTGATCTCTAAG tCTTTTCAGGGAAGTCAGGGACGAGCCTACCTCTTCAATTCTGT GGTGAACGTGGGCTGTGGCCCCGCTGAGGAGAGGGTCCTTCTTACTGGCCTGCACGCGGTCGCAGACATCTACTGTGAAAACTGCAAAACCACGCTTGGATGGAAATAT GCTCTTGGGTGGATCTGCAGCCCAGAGTGGCCTGGCCATGCCTTGGGCCAGGTGCATGTGGTCACTGGGTGCAGCTGGAGGGACGGACCGATGGACAACAGCCTGAAGGTTTGCCCCTTGGAGCAGGACTGCCAAGCTCACGTGCACAAGCCTCCTTCAGCCTCTGCGTCCAGCCCTCTGTCCTCTGTGTCCGTGTGA
- the LOC125917280 gene encoding protein yippee-like 1 isoform X2 → MVKMTKSKTFQAYLPNCHRTYSCVHCRAHLANHDELISKSFQGSQGRAYLFNSVVNVGCGPAEERVLLTGLHAVADIYCENCKTTLGWKYEHAFESSQKYKEGKFIIELAHMIKDNGWE, encoded by the exons ATGGTGAAGATGACAAAATCCAAAACTTTCCAAGCTTATCTGCCAAACTGTCACCGAACGTACAGCTGTGTCCACTGCAGAGCCCACCTGGCCAATCATGATGAGCTGATCTCTAAG tCTTTTCAGGGAAGTCAGGGACGAGCCTACCTCTTCAATTCTGT GGTGAACGTGGGCTGTGGCCCCGCTGAGGAGAGGGTCCTTCTTACTGGCCTGCACGCGGTCGCAGACATCTACTGTGAAAACTGCAAAACCACGCTTGGATGGAAATAT gaacATGCCTTTGAGAGCAGTCAGAAATATAAGGAAGGAAAATTTATTATTGAGCTTGCCCACATGATCAAAGACAATGGTTGGGAGTAA